The sequence GCGGCGCCAAAGCGGCGGTGTGCCGCCACGAGCGGCGCCGCCCCCGCCAGGGGCCGCTCTACAGGGCCGAAGGCCATCCGCGGTCTCGCCCCGGTTCCGAAATTCGCGCGGCTGCCCCCCCCGGAACGGTGTTGGCCCCCCCCCGGCGCACCGACGCTCGGCAGGCCCCCAACGCCCCGACCCCCCCGCGCCCCCCCAGCACGAGCAGCGCGCCAGGCGGGCCGGGGGCCCCCCCAACTCACCCCAAAAGCCCCCCTCCCCGGAAACCCCCCCCCCGAACCCCCCCGGCAGGAAGCCGGGGATTTCAATATTATTAAGGTCGTCGCCTGAATTTTTCCGGCGCTTGCGGGGGGCCCCGCTGTTTGAGCCCGCGAAGCGGACGAGTTCGGGGTCCCGCAAGTGTCGGAAAGATTCGGGCGGCGACCGGGCTTGCACCAAACTAATGCGCGTAAGGCTCGCCCCGCAGAATCGTCATCGCTCGGTAAATCTGCTCGACCAGCACCAGTCGCGCGAGCCTGTGAGGAAAGGTCAGCGTCGACAAACTCCACCTATCGTGCGCTGCTTGCGAAATCGCTGCGGGGATCCCATCGGCCCCACCAATTAGAAACGCAACCGTCCCCTTCCCGCGTGAGCCTGCTCTTTCGAGCTCCCGCGCAAACGTCGGGCTATCGACCGCTCGGCCGTGAACTTCCAGCGCAATCGTCGTCGCCCCCTGCGTCTTTTGGCTGAACTTTTCAACGAGCCGGGCAGCCGGTGCGTCTTCGATTTCCACTTCATCGCACGAGACGAACCGACGCACTCGTCCGACGTATTCGTCGATGGCCGCGCGCAAGGGTTTGTCCTTCACGCGGCCCACTGCAACGATGACGATGCGCATCGCTCAGTCGCAGTCGACAGGCGATTCGTCGTCTTCCGCTTCAGCGACGTGTCCATCGCCCGCGGCCGCATGTGATGCTGTTTGTCCGGGCTCATCAGGCACCGACACCCGACTCGCGTCCATCCAAAGTCCTTCGATGTCGTACAATTGTCGCGCGTCCTCTTGGAAGACGTGAACCACGACATCGCCGTAATCGAGCAGCACCCACGTCGACTGCGTCATGCCCTCGATCGAGATCGGCGCGACCTTCTTCTTGCCCAGCTCTTCGTCGATGCCTTGCGCAATCGCGCTGACGTGCCGATCGCTGCGACCCG is a genomic window of Polyangiaceae bacterium containing:
- a CDS encoding 23S rRNA (pseudouridine(1915)-N(3))-methyltransferase RlmH, which produces MRIVIVAVGRVKDKPLRAAIDEYVGRVRRFVSCDEVEIEDAPAARLVEKFSQKTQGATTIALEVHGRAVDSPTFARELERAGSRGKGTVAFLIGGADGIPAAISQAAHDRWSLSTLTFPHRLARLVLVEQIYRAMTILRGEPYAH
- the rsfS gene encoding ribosome silencing factor, translated to MATPKRAQPRKTAPETPSAARQLALDIVAAGLEKKALNCEVIDVRGRVDYADFLVIMTGRSDRHVSAIAQGIDEELGKKKVAPISIEGMTQSTWVLLDYGDVVVHVFQEDARQLYDIEGLWMDASRVSVPDEPGQTASHAAAGDGHVAEAEDDESPVDCD